One part of the Thiohalomonas denitrificans genome encodes these proteins:
- a CDS encoding universal stress protein, whose translation MSGYRKILLAVDFTDEADRVCERALSLANLYDAELYLVHVIEPLIIDPAYDILPALPAGFEKELADNARERLREIGHRLGIPENRQAVKLGSTKAGIIGQAEELGCDLIVLGSHGRHGPALLLGSTANAVLHSASCDVLAVRIHDQSGE comes from the coding sequence GTGTCCGGATACCGAAAAATCTTGCTTGCCGTGGATTTCACCGATGAGGCGGATCGGGTCTGTGAACGGGCCCTGTCCCTGGCAAACCTGTACGATGCTGAACTCTACCTCGTGCATGTGATCGAGCCCCTCATCATTGATCCGGCATACGATATCCTGCCGGCCCTTCCGGCAGGCTTCGAAAAAGAGTTGGCCGATAACGCCAGAGAGCGACTTCGGGAAATTGGCCACCGCCTCGGGATACCTGAAAACAGGCAAGCCGTAAAATTGGGCTCCACCAAAGCGGGTATTATTGGCCAGGCTGAAGAACTGGGCTGTGATCTTATCGTTCTGGGCAGTCACGGACGGCACGGGCCTGCGCTTTTGCTTGGCTCGACGGCCAATGCCGTGTTGCACAGCGCCTCCTGTGATGTGCTGGCGGTCAGGATTCACGACCAGTCGGGTGAATAA